The nucleotide window GAAAGCCGAGATAGTTTTCGATGCGCGAACTCGCCCCCGCCTGGCCGCCGGGCGCTCTTTGATCGAGCACGGCCACCGACAGTCCTTCCGTCGCGGCATACACGGATGCCGCGAGTCCCGCCGGTCCCGCGCCGACGATTGCGACGTCGTACACATGCGATTGCTCGAAGGTCGGCACGAGTCCGAGGCACGACGCGAGTTGTACCTCGTCCGGTGCGCGCAGCACGTTTCCGTTCGGACAGAACACCAGCGGAAAATCGCCGGGGCCGGTGGTCATGCCGCTCAGCAGCGTGATGGCTTCGGGATCGGTACGCGCGTCGATCACCATCGCGGGATAGGCGTTGCGGCGCAGAAAGCCCTGCAGCCTGATGAGCCGCGCGTCGTCGCCATTGCCGACGATGATCGGCCCCAGCCCCTGCTCAATGAGCCCGAGCCGCCGCAGAATCAGCGCGCGCATGATGTGTTCGCCGAGTTGCGCATCGGCGACGATCAGCGCCCGCAAACGGTCCGGCTCGATTACGAGCGTCTCGGCGTCGGTCAGCGCCACGCCATCGATCAACGCGGGCTTGCCGGAGAGTTGCGCCATTTCCGCCATGAAGTGACCGTCTTCATGTTCCGTGACGAGCGTCGAGCGCCCGAAGCTGTCGCGCGAATAAATGCGCACGCGGCCGCGCAACAGCACGAACAGACCGAGCGCAACCTTGCCGGTTTCGAAGATCAGTTCGCCGGCCTTGAACGACATGGGCGTGGCAAAGCGTCGAAGGCTTTGAATCTCCGCGGGCGAAAGCCGCGGGAACATCTGATGCTGCCGGTATTCCAGCGACGAATACGGAAACTCGAGTTCGGACGGCGTCGCCGCTTCGACCTGTAGATCAGGCGTGCTCATAAAAATAACCTCTTCTGACACGCCTCGCTGATGACGTGGTGCCGATACGGCGTTACCAGCCGAACTTGAGTTCGGCGCCTACGTAGTCGGAATTGCGCGCACCCAGGTCGCGCAGCGACGGTCCGACCTGAAAATGCACGGCTTCGAGCGCGGCGGCGAGATTCGCGGTGACCGCATAGTCGGCGCGCAGCTGCGTGTAGAAACCGGTCCAGCGACTGCCGTGTCCGGCCGTCCCCGGCACGACCGCTGAGCCTTGCTGATACACGGCGTCGGCGGTGGTCTCGCGCCATTGCAGCCCCACGCCCGCGAGCAGCGACAGCTTGCCGTTTGGTTTGACGATGAGCGACGGCTTGACGTGAATCACGTTCGAGTAGCCCGTATAGCCGGCGAGCGCGAAGTAGTAGCCGTTCGGAAAGAGCGGATTGAAGGTGCCGATGCGGCCGTCTCCGGGATGCGTGTCGCCCGAGGCCGCATCGATCTGCAGACCGAGACGCGGCGTCCACGGCAGCGAAGCCAGCGTGTAGCCGGCGAGCGTGCCCACCGCCCACGCACCGATCGTCTTGCTGCCGACATGGCCCGACTGATACATCGCCTCCGCGTCCCAGTCGATGTGGTTGACCGACCCCGCGTAACGCGCGTCGAATACGTCGCGATGCTCGTCGCCAGTAGCGTCGAGAAAGCGCGCGTTGCTGCGGTTGTAGTGGGAGTAATAGGCGGACAGATCGCCCGGACCGACTGCCTTGCGCTCGACCCGCACGCCGCTGAACGTCAGGTCGCGATTGGAGACGTCGTCGAAATCCGAGTTGTCGCGGTACTGCACCGGCTGCGTCGCATAAGCGATCCAGCGCCACGGGCCAGTTTCATAGTCGGCCCAGATGGCGTCGAAGGCCTGGCGCACGTTCGGGCCGTCACGCACGGAAATGAACCGCTGCAAGTCGAACGCCATCTCCTGCCGGCCGACACGGAACTTGAAGGTGCCGGGTCCGAGCGGCTCGGTGATGGCAACGAACGCCTGGCGCAAGTCGAGCGGATTCTTGTCGACCGGCGTGACGCTGTCCTTGCCGAAAGGCCGCGCGTCCTCGAACTGCGTGAAGATCTGCACGTGCGGGCCGAGGCGCACATCCGCGTGAACTTCGAGCCGTTGCAGCACGTACGTGTCGTCGCGGCCCGAACCGAGGCCGAAGAGCGGCGCGTCGTTCATTTCGAGCCGCTCGCGCAGCACCATGCCGAGCGAAATATACGCATCGGGATTGCCGAACAGCGGAATGTATTTCAGCGAGTCGAAGGGCTTCTTCGGCACGCACGGATTGGCGAGCGCCGACCAGTTTTCCTGCCAGCGATTGAACATGACAGCCGGCCGCGCGCATGAAGTGCTTGCCGCCGTTGCCGCCGTGCTGGGCGTACCGGTCGTGCTGGTATCGTCTGCACCGCCGAGCGCGGTATCCGCCGCCGACGCCGGCAGCGCGGCCGCCAGCCCCGTGCTGATCAACAGCGCACGCGCCGCGCGCAGCGCCGAGCGCCGCCGCAACCGCCTGCGCGGCCGCGGCGTCCGCAACGCCTGCAAGGTCTGCATGAGGCCTGCTTTACTGGCCATCGTGCACTTCGGCGATATACCCGCCCGGGAATTCAAGCACCGCGCTCTTGCCCGCTTCGCTGCTGTACGGCTGCGACACCACCTTCGCGCCGGCCGCTTGCGCGCGCTCGAGCGTCTGCGCCAGATCGTCGACGGCATAGCCGGTCGTTTCGCGTCCGAACGGGAACGGCAGTTTGCCGTCCGTGACGAACACCACCATGCGGCCGAAGCCCGAGTTGATGCGGATTTCGCGAATCGTCTCGCCAGGACGGCCGATCACGCCGGCATCCGCACGCGGGTTATCCGACACCACCTTGCCATGCGAAAAATGCAGCCAGCGGCGCACGAAGTTGTTGGCTTCATAACGCGACACATACACGCGGTTATCCGGCACGCTGTGCAACGGCGCGTAGTTCGGCGCCTTGGTATGCCAATAGAGCTGCATCGTCAGGCCGCCCGGCCATTGAATGATCGCGTCCTTGCCGATTGGATCGTCGAAGCTATCGACCAGCACGTCGGCGCCCGCCGCGCGCGCCGCCTTCACCGCCCGGTCGATGTTGGTGACCAGATAGCCGGTCCGCTCGTTGCCGAACGGATAGGGAATCGGCGTTTCGAAGCCGAACACCGACAGCATGCCGACCGGCGTCTGCACATACTGCGACGCGGTCTTGCTCGGCGTCGGCGTCACCGTGAACACCGCGCGCGGCGATGCCTTGCCGCCGAACGTAGCGAGAAAGCTGGTGACGAACGCGTCGAGATCCGCCGAGGCGACGTACACGTGGGTCGTGTCGTACTGCGCGCCGACCGAGACGTCGGGCATGCGCGCCGCGAGCGCGGTCTTGCCGCTCGGGACTTCCGGCGGGCCGTTATCGGCGAACGCGGACGAGACCGGCGCGAGGCCGATCAGCAAGGCTGCGCAGAAAGCCGCAATGGGACGAAAGCGTTGAAGCGATGTGAACATGTGATTACCCAATCGTGTTAGCAATATCTGAATGGACGGCCTGCAGGATCAGCCGCCCTCTTTTGTCGCGCCGGGCGTGGCCGGCTTTTGCGCCGAGCTGCCCTGCTGCGGTTCGGCGACCTGAACCGTGGTCGCCTGCGCGAAAAACTGCGCCTTGACGACCGGTATCGCGTGCTCGCCCAGCACAATCCCGAGCAGGCCGGCGAGCGCGATCAGCGGCGGCGCCGGCGACTGCACCTTGAGCAGCCAGTAGAGAAGTCCGATGCCGATGCCGACTCCCAATGAAATGATGTAGCCCATTCTGATGTCCTTTTCGATGCTCACTCGCGGCGAACCGCGTCAATTCGCCCAGTCCGAACCCAGCACCAGCCCGCAGAAATTCAGCCGGCGATAGTTCGGGTCCCACCGGTCCAGCACGTCGGCATTCACAGTGCCGAACGTTGTCTCGGGACGATGCTCCATGCCGCGCGCGTAGGCTTCGATGATCTTCTTCTTGAAGCCGGCTTCACGCGGACAGGCCTGCACGATCTCGTCGCGCTGCTGCGCGGTGAATTCGTCGTAACGGGCGCCACGAATATCCATCTGCACGCCCGCGCTCAGCAGCGCGACGAGCGGCGAAAAATGCTCAGGAATGCCCGGCGTGGTGTGCAAGGCGATCGCCGCCCAGACCTCGTCGATCGCGCCGGCGGCGGCGCCGTACTGCAGCATGAAGTCGCGCGCCCCGTTCGCGCTGTCCACCTCGTAGCGATACGGGGAACGCTGATGTTGCACATTCAAACCGACGTTGTGAAACAGCGCGCTCACGTACAGCAACTCCGCGTCGAACATCAGCTTGTCGCTCATACCGGTCAGCGCGCCGAACAGAAACGCCCTAAGCGCGTGATGAAACATCAAGCTGGACTCCGTGGCCCGGATCTGATCGGTTGCCGCCCGCGCCAACGGACTGTCGGGAATGTCGACTCCCGCAATGGTCTTCTTCATGTCATCTCCTCCCTATCCGACATCCGCTTGCGGGCACGCATCGCCGACCGACCGTTCAGTGCAGCGTAGCGAATTAACCTCATAAAGACTTTGGCGAATCCTTAAAAAGACTTAATCGATGAGGCACGGCTCGCACTCCGCTCAAAACGTGAGTTCATGGATGCGCCGAACGCCGTCGCGAATCCATTGCAGCAGACCGCCGGAGCTTGGGTCGGCGTCGTCCGGCGACGCCAGCAGCAACTTCGCCGTTTCATGGTGTTCGGACAGCAGCCGGCACATTTCGCGTCCCACTTCGGGACGCCGCGCGAGAATCGGCGTCAACGCGGCCTTGTCGAGCTGGAACACGGTGACGTGCGTCATCGCATGGACGATCACGCCGGTTTTGATGCCGGCCAGGATGCCCGACTGGCCGATGGAGTCACCCGGCGCGAGCCGGCGCAGTTCGACCTCGCCGCTATCCTTCGGCACGGTGACCTTCGCCACGCCGCTCGCCAGAATGTGCAACGCGTGGCCGCTTTCGTCGGCCGCGCTGTAGATGGTTTCGCCGATGTCGAACTCATGGCGCGTCAGTTTCGCGGCCAACTCCGCGATCCCGCTGTCGTCGAGCGTCTGGAAGATGAGCACGCTGCGCAGCAGGCGCTGCTTTTCATCCGTGGCCTCGTCGTTCACGGGTTCGGGCACGGACAATGGGTGCAGCACCACGCCGCGCGATAGCAGATGCCGGTGCGCGAGATCGAATAGCTCGTTGCGCACTTCGTTCTTCTTGCTCAACGAATCGACAAAGCAAACGATCTCGTACTCGATCGCGTCATTGGTCGCCCGCCGCACACTGACGACCGGCTTCGGGTCCGCGAGCACGTTCTCCGAACTGGCGGCCGCATTGACGAGGGCCTGCAACACCGTGGCGGGCCGCACCGACGGCTTGACTGGCAGCAGCACGCTGATACCGTGCGTATGCGAAGGCTGGTTGGCGTTGACGATATTGGTGCGCGCCGCCACGCTGTTGGGAATCACGACGAGGTTGCCCTGCCCGTTGAGCAAGCTGGTCGCGCGCCAGTTGGTTTCCACCACCTTGCCTTCGACCTCGCCGATCGTCACCCAGTCGCCGATCGAAAAAGGCTCCGTCGCGTTGAGCACCACGCCCGAAAACACGTCGTTGAGCGTGCTCTGAATCGCGAGACCGAGCACGATCGCGAGCGCGCCCGAGGTCGCAAGCAGGCCGCGCACCGGCAGTTCCAGCACGAAGGCAATCGCGCCGACCGCGGCCGCGAGAAACACCAGCGCGCCGAGTACGTCCTGAAACAGGCGCTCCTTGTGCCATGTCTCCGGCACCACGGTGCGATCCAGCACGATCGTGACGAGCCGCGCGCCTTGCAGCCACCACACCACCTCCAGCAATTGCGCGAGCAGATGGCGCACCGGCTCGTCCGGCCACGGCGCCGCGCGCAGCGGATTCATGCCGTAACTGAACAGCACATAACTCGACAAGCCGAACATCAGCGCGCGCAGTGCAAGACGTCCCTTGTCCGTTTTACGGGTCATGAAGCGCCAGGCGAGGAAATCGAGAACCAGGATGCCTAGCCCATACAGCACACCATCATTCAGGGTCGGCATAAAGGTTCTCGCTGGCCTCGTGGCACAAAGCGGTGAAGGTCAGAACGCGAAACAGCTACATCCCAGCGCGCCCCAGAAGCCGTTCGAATCGCTGACCGGCACGTTCTTGCGCCACGCCCAGCCGTG belongs to Paraburkholderia aromaticivorans and includes:
- a CDS encoding FAD-dependent oxidoreductase; the protein is MSTPDLQVEAATPSELEFPYSSLEYRQHQMFPRLSPAEIQSLRRFATPMSFKAGELIFETGKVALGLFVLLRGRVRIYSRDSFGRSTLVTEHEDGHFMAEMAQLSGKPALIDGVALTDAETLVIEPDRLRALIVADAQLGEHIMRALILRRLGLIEQGLGPIIVGNGDDARLIRLQGFLRRNAYPAMVIDARTDPEAITLLSGMTTGPGDFPLVFCPNGNVLRAPDEVQLASCLGLVPTFEQSHVYDVAIVGAGPAGLAASVYAATEGLSVAVLDQRAPGGQAGASSRIENYLGFPTGISGQALAARAFQQALKFGAHLAIPGKVTEVCRNEGMFLLTLLDGQRINARTVVVASGAAYRKPAVPGFERFEGRGTYYWASTIEAKLVKGQDIVLMGGGNSAGQAVVFLANFARSIRVLIRGKDLNASMSKYLIDRIGSLPNVTLCTGCTLRALDGDEAGLTHLHVRHEDDGEDEVVASRHLFLFIGADPKTDWLDVSGVELDNRGFVVTGFARSEHGFSEASARYPLETSVPGMFAVGDVRSESAKRVAAAVGDGAAVVAQIHAYLSQPATVTTQED
- a CDS encoding alginate export family protein; this encodes MASKAGLMQTLQALRTPRPRRRLRRRSALRAARALLISTGLAAALPASAADTALGGADDTSTTGTPSTAATAASTSCARPAVMFNRWQENWSALANPCVPKKPFDSLKYIPLFGNPDAYISLGMVLRERLEMNDAPLFGLGSGRDDTYVLQRLEVHADVRLGPHVQIFTQFEDARPFGKDSVTPVDKNPLDLRQAFVAITEPLGPGTFKFRVGRQEMAFDLQRFISVRDGPNVRQAFDAIWADYETGPWRWIAYATQPVQYRDNSDFDDVSNRDLTFSGVRVERKAVGPGDLSAYYSHYNRSNARFLDATGDEHRDVFDARYAGSVNHIDWDAEAMYQSGHVGSKTIGAWAVGTLAGYTLASLPWTPRLGLQIDAASGDTHPGDGRIGTFNPLFPNGYYFALAGYTGYSNVIHVKPSLIVKPNGKLSLLAGVGLQWRETTADAVYQQGSAVVPGTAGHGSRWTGFYTQLRADYAVTANLAAALEAVHFQVGPSLRDLGARNSDYVGAELKFGW
- a CDS encoding VOC family protein; this encodes MFTSLQRFRPIAAFCAALLIGLAPVSSAFADNGPPEVPSGKTALAARMPDVSVGAQYDTTHVYVASADLDAFVTSFLATFGGKASPRAVFTVTPTPSKTASQYVQTPVGMLSVFGFETPIPYPFGNERTGYLVTNIDRAVKAARAAGADVLVDSFDDPIGKDAIIQWPGGLTMQLYWHTKAPNYAPLHSVPDNRVYVSRYEANNFVRRWLHFSHGKVVSDNPRADAGVIGRPGETIREIRINSGFGRMVVFVTDGKLPFPFGRETTGYAVDDLAQTLERAQAAGAKVVSQPYSSEAGKSAVLEFPGGYIAEVHDGQ
- a CDS encoding DUF1427 family protein; the protein is MGYIISLGVGIGIGLLYWLLKVQSPAPPLIALAGLLGIVLGEHAIPVVKAQFFAQATTVQVAEPQQGSSAQKPATPGATKEGG
- a CDS encoding phosphohydrolase, which translates into the protein MKKTIAGVDIPDSPLARAATDQIRATESSLMFHHALRAFLFGALTGMSDKLMFDAELLYVSALFHNVGLNVQHQRSPYRYEVDSANGARDFMLQYGAAAGAIDEVWAAIALHTTPGIPEHFSPLVALLSAGVQMDIRGARYDEFTAQQRDEIVQACPREAGFKKKIIEAYARGMEHRPETTFGTVNADVLDRWDPNYRRLNFCGLVLGSDWAN
- a CDS encoding mechanosensitive ion channel family protein, with the protein product MPTLNDGVLYGLGILVLDFLAWRFMTRKTDKGRLALRALMFGLSSYVLFSYGMNPLRAAPWPDEPVRHLLAQLLEVVWWLQGARLVTIVLDRTVVPETWHKERLFQDVLGALVFLAAAVGAIAFVLELPVRGLLATSGALAIVLGLAIQSTLNDVFSGVVLNATEPFSIGDWVTIGEVEGKVVETNWRATSLLNGQGNLVVIPNSVAARTNIVNANQPSHTHGISVLLPVKPSVRPATVLQALVNAAASSENVLADPKPVVSVRRATNDAIEYEIVCFVDSLSKKNEVRNELFDLAHRHLLSRGVVLHPLSVPEPVNDEATDEKQRLLRSVLIFQTLDDSGIAELAAKLTRHEFDIGETIYSAADESGHALHILASGVAKVTVPKDSGEVELRRLAPGDSIGQSGILAGIKTGVIVHAMTHVTVFQLDKAALTPILARRPEVGREMCRLLSEHHETAKLLLASPDDADPSSGGLLQWIRDGVRRIHELTF